The genomic interval AGCGGAACCATGCCAGGCTTGTCCGAGACGCGAAGCTGCTACCGAAGGTACGGCGCAATATCGTGAACGCGTGTTGTCAGCCTTAACCCGTCTCAGCGTCACCGAGGTTCAGCATTCTGTTCGATGCATGGACTTCCCGTTTTCTATCCTCCCACTTCACGGAGAAGTGGCCGTGCCACTAGTGCTTTACCGCTATTCGGTCCCGGGCAGCTGTTTAAGGTGCCTCGGGGCCTGTCTTTAAGCTTTACACACATATACCAAGACACCGGGAAAAAGACACCTTGATTCTCCTTTATTTGTGAGATTTTCGACGAACTGAGAAAAATTGTTGGGAATTTGGGTCTGTTCACGAAGGTGGCTACACTTCGTTCGTGCATTCTGGGCGCTACTAGTACGGGCTCAAAAACACCGCTGCAAAACAGCCGTTTGTCCAGTGTCGTCTTGGGATAGTCTGTTTTGAGCTGTGAACAAAGCACGACCGAAAAATGAAAGATGTTCAGCCAAAGAGTTAGGTTTGTAACGTTTCTCTGAAGGGATCAAGATACCTAAGTTTTATTCAGTATGCCCCGCCCGTATTGACAAAACAGCCTGTGCACACTTCAGACCGAGAAACAGTTCTACACGCAGAACATCCATGGCACGTGTAAACCTTGTCGAAGCAGTGAACCAGGCTATTGTTTTTGCGACACAGTAGAGCATCGATGTTCTGCAGTTGCAACATTTAATGCTTGCAGGAAGGGGAGCTGAGACGGGAACATAATGCTTGACTTTCTGGGCTGGTCGCGCGCATGCCGTTCATTTCGGATGCCGCTGGCACCGGCCAGTCAGCATTTTTCGAAAAACGCCGCCACGTTGGGGCAATATATCATTTAATCCGTAACACGACTCCTTTCGTCGAGAGAGCAGTAATTACTACACGATTGATGCGTGCTTTGTTTTCCTTGATGCGATAGCTTGTCCCAGCTCGGACAGAATTGAATTTCCGTCTCCATAGGCGTTGGGAGGGTACGGCTTTGACTTTTTGCGGTGTCCTCGTCCGTGTTGACGTCTCTAACCGAGAAGAACCCCTCCAGTATCTTTGAAACAATATCGTTCCAACTTCGGTTGTATTCAACGTTCGTATTTTTTTGCACTGGAAGCGTATATACGGTAGTGGGAGTGGCAGCCTTTCTCGACCGGAACACCTGCGTTCCGTGCCCGTGTCTTGCCGGGGTAGCGCTACTGCGGAGCTAACTCGGACGTTATTAGCTCCCGCGCCATTGCTCCCCTAAACTGAAATTCGTACCTTGTTTCCAGGACCACCGCATTTGAAGCCGTCTTCTTGACGAAGTTTCGGTGTCGGTCTTGCATTTTGTCGTTGCTTAGGCGGAGCGTAACGCCCTTGAGGTTTTTTTCCACTGTTGGCGCCGGTCACCTTCTCCACTGGGCAGAACTGCACGCCGGTGGAAGAAGAATAAATACAGAACAAACGGTCATCTTCAATTTTTCCCCTCACCCCCtgtctccagtttctctccAAACCCTGTTTTAGCGGTGGGCTCTCTTTTGACGCACCATCTTTGATTGCGTCCGTGGCACACTCGGTTGAAACGGCGCGTGTCTCACGCAAACAATTCCTCGTGGGTAGCCTCCGATCCTCCTACATTTCGCACCTCTTGCAGCCTCCGTTGATTCTACCTTCCGCAGGTTATGCCTGGCTGCACTCGAACTGCCGCGGATTGCCCCAGAAAGCCGCGTGTAATCCACAGCTGCATCCAAAAGTCGCTGAGCCATCCAGTCCCACGGCTCCTCTGCAGTCCTACGCGGGTTGTGGATACGATTGTGCAGGAGGTCAGTCCATCTTCAGCTGATATGCGTGGCACACAGGTCTTTCAACTGTCATGTTACGGCTGAAATAAGGTCACTGACTGTTCTTGCGCCGAGGATACGCACCAAAAACGCGGCACGATACGGCTAGTCGCGTCGCCACACCTGTAAACAGATGGTGGTTTTTTTCAAGTATAGGCTTTAGGCTGCACACCACTAAGCGGCATACAGAAAACATCATGGGTAAGTAAAATAAACAGGGATGTAATACTCACTATTAAAGAGAGATTTAGATCTGAGATAAGGACATCCCGGTTACGTGTCTCCGCGGCGCTCAGCGAAGTGTCTGCTGCTCGGCGAAAATCCTTATCGCGTTGCATGACATGCATGTTCCTGTCTATTTCATCTGTTTCCCTTGTTTTGTGCACGTTTCCACAGGAGGGCCGTGCATTATGGCGGGGGCTGCAGGGTCGTGCAGTGGGGAGGCCGGGAAATCAGAGCGGCTGCGGATGCAGCTCAGCAGTGTCGGTGAGCGCTTCATTGGTTTCAAGACATCTATCGCCGACGAcacaagaagaaggcggatgATGGAGGAGCAGAGATTTCAGGTAAATTTACGCTTCAGACAGCTGTAAGACGCGTCGATTCTGCAGCAGCGATGGCGGCGTGTGATTGTTTCTAGCCTTATCCCATCACCGTTTCGGTATTTGGTGTGCCTTTGCATCTTTCGCAACACAGGAAGTCAAAGAGAGCATTTCCAGACTAGAGAAGGCCCTAAACAGCGAAATCAAACGCAGGGTGGAAGCGAATCGTACGCTGCAGAGAGTGGCAGAGCAGATGGCGAATGAGATGCTCGAACGACTGCAAACGCGGATTGCGAAGCAAATAGAGAAACTGACGGTGAGAGTCGAAACCAGCACGAGAGGGGTGACTTGAAGAAGCGTTTTTTGGGAGGGAGGGGGGGATCCGATGAAAACGGTGTGTTTGCAGCTTACAGGACGGCATATCCATGAGTAGAGAGAGGTGCAATATAACACTTTGTCCTATGGGACGCCTTTAAAGCACCGCCGTACTGACTGAAAAAATCTTGTGTCTGAATAATCTTGTGTCCTCTGCAGATATCTATGGACCTACTTATTACCAGATGCGAAGGCCTCGAGAGAAGTCTTGCTCAGATGAAAGGCGAACTACCAAGCAAACTGGCGGTAAGTCTTTTGCTGTCTGAGTACCATTTTTAGCAGGCTCCGTGTGGCTGAATACCCAAGAAAAGCTGCAACATTCTATATTCAGTAATAAATCATCATGTCAATCTCGTTGGTCGCGGACGATGGTACTCTCTTGATGCTCACGCGTGCCACCCTCTATGTGCTGCTGTACAACTCCAGCAGGAGACAGTTGCTCTCGTCAGTGAACTGATGACGCTGAAGGAACAGTTTGagctcgagaaaaaaggtaGCATTGACCGCGAGCAGATGCTGGTCAAACGGTTGAACGAGCTGCAGTATGGGCTTGACGCCAGACTCGAGGCGGAGATTGCCCTGAGGCAGG from Toxoplasma gondii ME49 chromosome VIIa, whole genome shotgun sequence carries:
- a CDS encoding SF-assemblin/beta giardin protein (encoded by transcript TGME49_205670) produces the protein MAGAAGSCSGEAGKSERLRMQLSSVGERFIGFKTSIADDTRRRRMMEEQRFQEVKESISRLEKALNSEIKRRVEANRTLQRVAEQMANEMLERLQTRIAKQIEKLTISMDLLITRCEGLERSLAQMKGELPSKLAQETVALVSELMTLKEQFELEKKGSIDREQMLVKRLNELQYGLDARLEAEIALRQEQLNHLKKDIEQLVRGDESHEQFRTFIVEELQAMKSGLALATQAREQSDDEIIHAINQYTTALQKGLRNITSR